One Tolypothrix bouteillei VB521301 DNA window includes the following coding sequences:
- a CDS encoding YebC/PmpR family DNA-binding transcriptional regulator: MAGHSKWANIKRQKAVVDAKKGKTFTQLSRAIIVAARSGVPDPAGNFQLRTAIEKAKAAGIPNDNIERAIAKGAGTFAGDNSSLESIRYEGYGPLGVAVLIEALTDNRNRTAADLRTAFSKNGGNLGETGCVSWMFSQKGVCTVRGVVDEEQLLEASLEGGADTYEMTEDKTAEVFTAVPNLESLSQILKDKGFQVSDVELRWIPGNNVEVTDLDQARSLLKLIDSLESLDDVQNVTTNFDMSEELMTVMANG, from the coding sequence ATGGCAGGACACAGTAAATGGGCAAATATTAAACGTCAAAAAGCAGTGGTAGACGCAAAAAAAGGTAAGACTTTTACCCAACTGTCACGTGCAATTATTGTAGCTGCGAGAAGTGGAGTCCCTGACCCTGCTGGTAATTTTCAATTACGTACTGCTATTGAAAAGGCAAAGGCAGCCGGGATACCCAATGATAATATCGAAAGAGCGATCGCCAAGGGTGCTGGTACGTTTGCAGGCGATAACTCTAGTTTAGAATCAATTCGCTATGAAGGATACGGTCCTCTTGGAGTTGCAGTTCTCATCGAAGCACTAACGGACAATCGCAACCGAACTGCGGCTGACTTGCGTACCGCCTTTAGTAAAAATGGTGGAAACCTGGGTGAAACAGGTTGTGTCAGTTGGATGTTTTCTCAGAAAGGCGTTTGTACGGTACGGGGAGTTGTGGATGAAGAACAGCTTTTAGAAGCTTCCTTAGAGGGCGGTGCTGATACTTATGAGATGACTGAGGATAAAACAGCTGAGGTATTTACCGCAGTTCCAAATTTGGAAAGCCTCAGCCAAATTCTTAAAGACAAAGGTTTTCAAGTGAGTGATGTTGAATTGCGCTGGATTCCCGGTAATAACGTAGAAGTCACAGATTTAGATCAAGCGCGATCGCTTTTAAAGTTAATTGACTCTTTAGAAAGTTTAGATGACGTACAAAATGTTACCACTAATTTTGATATGTCAGAAGAATTGATGACAGTTATGGCTAATGGTTAA